One window of Thioalbus denitrificans genomic DNA carries:
- a CDS encoding Mth938-like domain-containing protein: MKLTQHIETEGNVIRAYADGEARINESVYRESLIVTPDRLITGWPADEGAPLAAEHLAPLLELGVDIVVIGTGRRLRFPAPEVLALLGSHGIGAEVMDTAAACRTFAVLASEGRRVAAALVLG, encoded by the coding sequence GTGAAACTGACCCAGCACATCGAGACCGAGGGCAATGTCATCCGGGCCTACGCCGATGGCGAGGCGCGCATCAACGAGTCCGTCTACCGCGAGAGCCTGATCGTGACTCCGGATCGACTCATTACCGGGTGGCCGGCCGATGAGGGAGCGCCGCTGGCCGCGGAGCACCTGGCTCCCCTGCTGGAACTGGGGGTGGATATCGTCGTCATCGGCACCGGGCGGCGGCTGCGCTTCCCGGCTCCCGAAGTCCTGGCGCTGCTCGGCAGCCACGGTATCGGCGCGGAGGTCATGGACACCGCCGCGGCCTGCCGCACCTTCGCGGTGCTCGCCTCCGAAGGGCGCCGCGTCGCCGCGGCCCTGGTGCTGGGCTGA
- the trxA gene encoding thioredoxin encodes MNTIPSIVDATLDHFNDLLEISREVPVVVDFWAEWCGPCKSLMPILTKLAEEYQGKFILAKANIDAEQELAMQFGVRSVPTVILFRHGKPVDQFMGAQPESEVRRFIDPHLSRPADARIQAARESLERHDVASALEQARAALAEDEAYVPAQLVLIEALLTAGEVVEAGARIDQLPVDMLADPAVERLRALRLFAEAAADAPEQAALEQAVAADEGDLEARYRLAARLVQAGDYEPALEHYLAILRRNRNYGDDAARKAMVAVFDLLGGSGGLVTRYRAKMAQALY; translated from the coding sequence ATGAACACAATCCCCTCTATCGTCGATGCCACCCTGGATCACTTCAACGACCTGCTGGAAATCTCCAGGGAAGTACCGGTGGTGGTGGATTTCTGGGCCGAGTGGTGCGGCCCGTGCAAGTCGCTGATGCCCATCCTCACGAAGCTGGCCGAGGAGTACCAGGGCAAGTTCATCCTGGCCAAGGCGAACATCGACGCCGAGCAGGAACTGGCCATGCAGTTCGGCGTGCGCAGCGTCCCCACCGTGATCCTGTTCCGCCACGGCAAGCCCGTGGATCAGTTCATGGGCGCCCAGCCGGAATCGGAGGTCCGCCGCTTCATCGATCCCCACCTGTCACGGCCCGCCGACGCCCGCATCCAGGCCGCCCGCGAGTCCCTGGAGCGGCACGATGTGGCATCGGCCCTGGAGCAGGCGCGGGCCGCGCTGGCCGAGGATGAGGCCTACGTGCCCGCCCAGCTGGTGCTGATCGAAGCGCTGCTGACGGCGGGAGAGGTGGTGGAGGCGGGCGCCCGCATCGACCAGCTGCCGGTGGACATGCTGGCCGACCCGGCGGTGGAACGGCTGCGCGCCCTGCGACTGTTCGCCGAGGCTGCCGCCGACGCCCCGGAACAGGCGGCGCTGGAGCAGGCCGTGGCCGCCGACGAGGGCGACCTCGAAGCGCGCTACCGGCTGGCCGCCCGCCTGGTCCAGGCGGGCGACTACGAGCCGGCCCTGGAGCACTACCTGGCCATTCTCCGGCGGAACCGCAACTACGGCGACGACGCGGCGCGCAAGGCGATGGTGGCCGTGTTCGACCTGCTCGGCGGCAGCGGCGGCCTGGTGACGCGCTACCGGGCGAAGATGGCGCAGGCGTTGTACTGA
- a CDS encoding DsbC family protein produces MLNRYAGALALCLAGTGTVLAAEGAQESVADAMAQVFGAENVKSVTATPVPGLNEVVLDGEVIYVSDDGRYLIQGNLVDIQERRNLTEERRGEMRAEAISALDEKDMVVFAPAGDVKHTLTVFTDPDCPYCRKLHSEVPQLNAAGVKVRYLAFPRQGIPSPGYDKAVSVWCAEDRAAAMTAAKSGAEVESRTCDNPVMDQLQTGMRLGVRGTPTIITETGRTFPGYVPAAELLNQLD; encoded by the coding sequence ATGCTGAATCGATACGCGGGTGCCCTGGCCCTGTGCCTGGCCGGAACCGGAACAGTGCTGGCAGCCGAGGGGGCGCAGGAATCCGTGGCCGATGCCATGGCCCAGGTGTTCGGCGCCGAGAACGTCAAGAGCGTCACCGCCACGCCCGTTCCGGGCCTTAACGAGGTGGTGCTGGACGGCGAGGTGATCTACGTGAGCGACGACGGCCGCTACCTGATCCAGGGCAATCTCGTGGATATCCAGGAGCGCCGCAACCTCACCGAGGAGCGCCGCGGCGAAATGCGCGCCGAGGCAATCTCGGCACTGGACGAGAAGGACATGGTGGTGTTCGCGCCGGCCGGCGATGTGAAGCACACCCTGACCGTGTTCACCGATCCCGACTGCCCCTACTGCCGCAAGCTGCACAGCGAGGTGCCCCAGCTGAACGCCGCGGGCGTCAAGGTGCGCTACCTGGCCTTCCCGCGCCAGGGAATCCCCTCGCCGGGTTATGACAAGGCCGTGTCCGTGTGGTGCGCCGAGGATCGCGCGGCGGCAATGACGGCCGCCAAGTCCGGGGCGGAGGTGGAGAGCCGCACCTGCGACAACCCCGTCATGGACCAGCTGCAGACGGGCATGCGCCTGGGCGTGCGCGGCACTCCCACCATCATCACCGAGACCGGCCGCACCTTCCCCGGCTACGTCCCCGCCGCCGAGTTGCTGAACCAGCTGGATTGA